From the Ignavibacteriales bacterium genome, the window GGAGAAGGATTATTTCTTGAATAGGGATCTGGTTTTGCGGAGGTCGATGAGGCCGGTTGCCTGCAAGGTGGATAGGTAAACCATAAATAATGAGGCGAGGATAAGGAGGATATATTTTATCGAGACGTCCTGTAATGCATGAACGAGTGAGCCGCCAACAAAGAAAACGAGAGTAAGCAGGAAAATACCGGATAGCTTCCCGAGCTGGTAATTAACGGGGAAGATACGCTGGGAGATAATGTATAAAGCAATGAACTGTACAATGTATGTGATTAGAATAGCCCAGGATGCGCCAAAGATGCCGTATACGGGAGTAAGGATAAAGTTAAGAATGATGTTAACGATGAATGCGATGGCTGAGGCGAGGAGGAGGAGCGAGGTTTTGTTTTTCAGGAACGGCGCGGCGTTGAGATTGTCCGCGAGGCCGAGGAAGAAGTACGCGCCTAGGATCAGCGGGAGAATGCCAAGCCCGGACCAATATTCGGGAGCAAGTATGTGTATGCCGAAGAAATTAATTTTAGCGAGAGGCGCGGTGAAGAACGAGAAAAATAGAAATATGGAAAGCGCGATAAAGACAAAATATGTGAAAACGTTGGCGATGACCTTCTTGCTGTCTGGGTTTTCCGCGAGGTTAAGGAAGTAGGGCGTCCAGGCGAATTTAAAAGAGGCGATGGCGAGCGTCATTACGGATGCAAGACGGTAATTAGCCGAGTATATACCTACTAGCGATTCGTCAAAGAAATATTTAAGGAAGTAGCGGTCGGACTGGCTAATCAGGATAACGAAAATGCCGATGTAGATGAATTTGTTACCATAAGAGACGAGCTCCTTCATTAGTTGAGTCGAGACTTTCGGGAGCAAATATTCACGGGTAACGATAAGTCCGGCGATGAGCGTGAAAATGACGGACGCGATGTAGGCATAGAAAATTGCTTCGATACCAAAGTGGTATCCGATAATGAGAATGAGGTTAAGACCGAGATTTATCACCAGTGATATGGCTGTAATGACAGCGTATGTTTTTGCTTTAAGGTTAGCGCGGAGCAATAGTAACGGGTAACGTGACAGCGCATCGAAGAAAATGAGCAAGGCGAGGATCTTTATTAAGAATGCTGCCTGCGGAATATTGTCGAATTTAATGAGTTCAGCTATAGCACCGGACGTAAAATACAGAATTACGGAAAAGACGGCTGAAGTAACAGAGATCATCGTGAGCGTGGTGCAGTAAATGCGTGCTTTTTCTGTTTGGTCTTTGGCGTCGATGAAGAATTTGAGAAATGACGTTTCCGTACCAAACATATATAGTATATTCAGAAAAATCCAGAGGGAGAAGATAA encodes:
- a CDS encoding oligosaccharide flippase family protein — encoded protein: MKNCIVNIILLMSEENTSHVKTLFSHTVYYGMGLFLNRSLSVLLLPLYTDYFSSQELGVYSLIFSLWIFLNILYMFGTETSFLKFFIDAKDQTEKARIYCTTLTMISVTSAVFSVILYFTSGAIAELIKFDNIPQAAFLIKILALLIFFDALSRYPLLLLRANLKAKTYAVITAISLVINLGLNLILIIGYHFGIEAIFYAYIASVIFTLIAGLIVTREYLLPKVSTQLMKELVSYGNKFIYIGIFVILISQSDRYFLKYFFDESLVGIYSANYRLASVMTLAIASFKFAWTPYFLNLAENPDSKKVIANVFTYFVFIALSIFLFFSFFTAPLAKINFFGIHILAPEYWSGLGILPLILGAYFFLGLADNLNAAPFLKNKTSLLLLASAIAFIVNIILNFILTPVYGIFGASWAILITYIVQFIALYIISQRIFPVNYQLGKLSGIFLLTLVFFVGGSLVHALQDVSIKYILLILASLFMVYLSTLQATGLIDLRKTRSLFKK